Part of the Streptomyces europaeiscabiei genome is shown below.
GGTCGGCGGCACGCGCCTTGGGTGACTACGAGCAGGGTTTCTGGACGACGGCCCAGGTGGGCGGTGACGTCGACACGACCTGCGCCATCGTCGGCGGAGTGGTCGCCTCCGGGAAGACCGGGACACCTCCCGAGGCATGGGTGGCGCATACCGAGGCGTTCCCGAGCTGGCTCCAGGTGGGATAGCGGACCGAAGAGGGTGCGCTTCCCAGGCTCCGTCGGCCGCAACCGCCTCGACTGTCACAGGAGTGCCACAGTGCCCTACTGGGGCGACCATGCGTGCTCTCCTGCGGCATACCCTGTCCGCCACGCCGCCTGTTGATCATGACGAGACGCGGCGACGAAGTACCGGCCACGGGCCTTCCGCCGCAACTGCGCGCTGCGCGGGATGGGCGCCGAGGGCCGGTCGGGGGAGGGGGTCCCATGTCCGAAACACCGTCGGCACCACCCACGCCGGAGCCCGAAGTCCCGGCACCCAGGGCACGCGCCGCGACCGAGGAGAGCCGCTCAGGGCCGAAAGCGCCCACGGACGTCGTACCGGCGCGTAGGGCGGGCGAGCCCGGACCGACACCGGGCGGACCGCCGCCCGCAGTGCCCGGACGGACCGACCTCGGCCATGATGATCCCGCACCGATCCGCACCGCGACCCTCTGGGCCGCCCTGGCCACCGGCGTCCTCAGCATGATGCTGCTGGGCGAGGGATTCGCGGTCAACATACTCGTCGTCGCCGTGCCCGCGACGCTCGCCGTGTACTTCGCCGGACGGCGAGCGGGCCGCCGCCCGCGACCGTGGGCGCTCGTCTGGGGCATCGGCGGGGTCGCCCTGCTGACCGTGCCTGCGCTGCGCGCCGCCGAGTGGCCTTCCTTCCTCGCTGTTGTCACCGCGCTCGGGGCGGGCTCCCTCGCCCTGCACGGCGGCCGCACCTGGCCCGCGGTCCTGCTCGGCCCGGTCGGCGTGTTCACCTCGCTGGTCACCGGCCCGGCCTGGGCCTGGCAGGGGCTGCGCGAGCGGGTGGGCGGCGACCGAGGCCGTCTGGCGCCCTTGCTGCGGGCACTGGTCGTGGCCGCGATCCTGCTCTTCGTCTTCGGCGCGCTGTTCGCCGGGGCCGACGCGGCCTTCGCGGATCTGCTCGGCGCTCTGGTGCCCGATGTCTCCGTGTCCGACGGGCCTTGGCGGATCCTGCTTTTTTCACTGGGCCTTTTCGGGACCCTCGCGGCGGCGCGTACGGCGGCTGCGCCGGCCCGCTGGGACCGTGTGCAGGTGCCCGCAGGCCGCGCCCGAGGCCGCGTCGAGTGGGTGGTGCCGCTGGTGGGGCTCGTCGCGCTCTTCGCCGTCTTCAACGCCGTCCAGCTCGCCGTGCTCTTCGGCGGCTACGACGCCGTCCTGAAGAAGACCGGCCAGACGTACGCCGAGTACGCGCGCCAGGGGTTCTGGCAGCTGCTCATGGCCACGCTGCTCACCCTGCTGGTCATCGTGGTCGCCCTGCGCTGGGCACCGCGCACTCGATCGGGTGACCGGACGCTCGTGCGCGGTGTGCTGGGAACCCTGTGCGCGCTGGCGCTCGTTGTCGTGGCATCCGCTGTGCGACGTATGGACATGTATGTGGAGGCCTATGGGCTGACGCGGCTGAGAATCTCGGTGCTGACCATGGAGCTGTGGCTGGGCCTGGTCATCGTGCTCATCATGGCCGCCGGGGTGTGGGGCGCCCGCTGGCTCCCGCGCGCCGTCGCGGTCAGCGCGGTCGCCGTGGTGCTGGCATTCGGGCTGGCGTCGCCGGATGCACTGATCGCCGAGCGCAACGTCGAGCGGTACGAGACCACGGGCCGCTTCGACCTCCCCTACGCCAGGGGGCTGTCCGCCGACGCGGTGCCCGCCCTGGACAGACTCGAGGAACCCATGCGGTCGTGCGTGCTGTGGGACATCACGGAGGAGCTGAACGAGCGGCACCACCTTCCCTGGTATGCCACGAGCTGGGGCGAGGCAGAGGCCAGGCGGATTCTGGACGAGCGTCCGCCGACACCGGGGGCGAGTGGCCCGGCGTGCGGTGGGTTGGAGCCGGAGTCCTACCGCTGAGCAGCCGGCGTGCGGCTCCACACGGCCGGACCATGCCCTTGTCGTCGTTCCCCTGGGCGTGGTCCGGCCGTCCGCAGCCGCTTCCGTGGTCGTCCAGTCAGCCGCCCGCGGCGGGGCCTGCCGTGCCGGAGAGGGCTTCCAGGTCGCTCTTGCGGACCCTGATCACGAAGATGGCGGTGACCAGGGCCAGCACGGCCATCGCGACGGCCGGGACGAACGCCGTCGAGATGCCCTGGGCGAGCACTTCGTGACCCCAGGGGGCGGGCAGCTGCTGGGTCCTGGCGAACTCGGCCTTCTGCTCGTCCGTGGCCTGGGCCATGAAGAGCTGCACCTGCTTGTCCGCCTCGTCACGGCTGGCCGTACCGAAGACCGTGGTGAGGATGGACAGGCCGAGCGAACCCCCCACCTGCTGTGTGACGTTGAGCAGACCTGAGGCCGCGCCCGCCTCGTGCGGGGCGACCCCGGAGACCGCCGTCAGGGTCAGCGTCACGAAGTTCAGGCCCATGCCGAAGCCGAACAGCACCATCGGGCCGAGCACTCCGCCGGCGTAGGAGCTGTCGGGACTGATGAGGGTCTGCCAGCCCAGGCCGAGAACGACCATCGTCGAACCGGCCACCATGAACGGCTTGGGCCCGAGCACCGGCAGGAACCGCTGGGACAGACCGGCACCCGTGACGATCGCGACGGTCACCGGGAGGAAGGCCAGGCCGGCCTCGATCGGCGTGTATTGCAGCACGTTCTGCACGAACAGCACGATGAAGAAGAACATCCCGAACATCGCCGCGGCGAGGCTCA
Proteins encoded:
- a CDS encoding DUF4153 domain-containing protein; this encodes MSETPSAPPTPEPEVPAPRARAATEESRSGPKAPTDVVPARRAGEPGPTPGGPPPAVPGRTDLGHDDPAPIRTATLWAALATGVLSMMLLGEGFAVNILVVAVPATLAVYFAGRRAGRRPRPWALVWGIGGVALLTVPALRAAEWPSFLAVVTALGAGSLALHGGRTWPAVLLGPVGVFTSLVTGPAWAWQGLRERVGGDRGRLAPLLRALVVAAILLFVFGALFAGADAAFADLLGALVPDVSVSDGPWRILLFSLGLFGTLAAARTAAAPARWDRVQVPAGRARGRVEWVVPLVGLVALFAVFNAVQLAVLFGGYDAVLKKTGQTYAEYARQGFWQLLMATLLTLLVIVVALRWAPRTRSGDRTLVRGVLGTLCALALVVVASAVRRMDMYVEAYGLTRLRISVLTMELWLGLVIVLIMAAGVWGARWLPRAVAVSAVAVVLAFGLASPDALIAERNVERYETTGRFDLPYARGLSADAVPALDRLEEPMRSCVLWDITEELNERHHLPWYATSWGEAEARRILDERPPTPGASGPACGGLEPESYR